TTTTCCAAGATTAAAGAGGTTATTGAGATGCCTAATTTAATCGAAGTCCAGAAAGACTCTTATGATTGGTTTATTGAAAAAGGGCTACAGGAAGTATTCGATGACATTGACAAAATTGAAGACTACACTGGGAATTTAGTTTTGGAATTTGTGGACTATTCCATTGAAGGGAAACCAAAGTATTCGGTAGAAGAGTGTAAAGAAAGGGATCAAACCTATTTTATACCTCTAAAAGTAACTGTTCGACTGATCAACAAGGAAAAGAACGAAGTAAAAGAACAGAAAGTATACATGGCTGATTTACATAAAATGACCGATACCGGGACGTTTATTGTAAATGGAGCTGAAAGGGTTATCGTTAGTCAGTTGGTGCGTTCACCAGGCGCATATTTTTCACTGACACGAGACAAACTTGGAAAAAAACTGTTTTCTGCCCAAGTTATCCCAAACCGAGGGGCTTGGTTGGAATACGAAACAGATTCCAATGATATTATGTACGTTAAGATTGACCGGACCAGAAAATTGCCAATTACTGCTTTAATCAGAGCACTTGGTCTGGGAACTAATCAGGAAATACTTGATTTTTATGGTGAAGATCTTAGATTGATCGAAACTATCAAAAAAGATGAAAACAACAATATGAAATCAACCCGAGACGGGCTGATTGAGATTTACAAGCGACTTAGACCAGGCGAACCCCCTACGGTAGAAAGTGCTCAATCACTTCTGAACTCCATGTTTTTTGACGATCGCCGTTATGATTTGGCGAAAGTCGGACGGCATAAATACAATAAGAAGCTGGCTCTGTCAACCAGAATAGCTGGTCAACGGGCAGCAGAAACAATCATTGATACCGAAACCGGAGAAGTGTTTGTTGAAGCAGGGGAGATTATTTCAAGTGATGTTGCTGTAGATATTCAAAACGCCGGTATCAACGTGGTGGATGTACGAGTCGAAGAAGGAACAGAAGATCGTCCTGAAGGAATGGTAGCACGAATTATCGGAAACGGATTTGTGGATATTTATGCACAGGATATACCATTTGATATAACTGATCTGAATATCACTGAGATGGTTTGTTATGAGGTTCTCCAAGAGATCCTCGAAGCTGACATAAGTGATGAAGAAAAGAAAAAAACAATGAAAAAACGGATGGATGAACTGGTTCCAAAACACGTTTTGATCTCAGATCTTCATGCATCTATTTCTTATATTATTGGACTTAATTACGATATTGGGGCGATCGATGATATTGACCACTTAGGAAATCGACGTCTGCGGTCAGTAGGAGAGTTGCTGCAAAATCAGTTCAGAATTGGTTTATCTCGAATGGAACGAGTAGTTCGTGAGCGAATGTCGGTTCAGGATGATGAAGTTTTAACACCGCAGGGATTGATCAACACACGACCAGTTAACGCGGCCTTAAAAGAATTCTTTGGGTCTTCCCAGCTGTCTCAGTTTATGGATCAGACTAACCCTCTGGCAGAACTGACACATAAAAGACGTTTATCGGCCTTGGGACCAGGTGGTCTTAGTCGAGAGCGAGCGGGATTTGAAGTCCGTGATGTTCACCATAGCCATTATGGTCGTATGTGTCCGATTGAAACGCCTGAAGGTCCTAACATCGGGCTGATCGGTTCACTAAGTACCTTTGCCCGAGTGAATGAGTACGGTTTTATCGAAGCGCCTTACCGTAAAGTTGTGAATGGGGTTGTAACTGAACAAATTGACTATATTGCCGCCGATGAAGAAGGCCGCTATACAATTGCTCAGGCCAATGAACCGTTAGATGAAAATGGTGCATTCGTACGTAAACAGGTTACTGGGCGTGCCGGCAGCAAGCGTGATTTTGTATTGATTGCCGCTGATCGCGTTGACTATATGGATATCTCGCCCAAACAGGTTGTATCAGTCGCGACTTCATTAATTCCCTTCCTTGAAAATGATGATGCCAATCGAGCCCTGATGGGAGCGAATATGCAGCGTCAGGCTGTGCCATTGTTAATCCCCAAAGCGCCAGTAATTGGTACAGGGATGGAACATAAGTCTGCCAAAGATTCCGGTGTTTGTGCGATCGCCAAAAAATCAGGGATTATTGAACGGGTCGAAGCGGCCTGCATCTATATCAGAAATGATGAGGGCGACCTGGACAAATACCCACTGATTAAATTCAAACGTTCCAACCAGGGAACCTGTATGAACCAGAAGCCTCTGGTTTCAAAAGGGCAACGTGTTGAAGCTGGCGATATTATTGCGGATGGACCTTCAACAGAGATGGGTGAACTGGCCCTTGGTCAGAATATCTTAATCGGCTTTATGACCTGGGAAGGTTATAACTACGAGGATGCGATTCTGATTAATGAGAAAATATTAAAAGAAGACGTATTTACATCCATTCATGTTGAGGAATTTGAATGTGAAGCTCGAGAAACCAAATTAGGTCCAGAAGAAATTACCAGAGATATACCAAATGTCAGCGAAGATTCGCTTAAGAACCTTGATGAACGTGGAATTATCTATGTTGGTGCTGAAGTTAAATCAGAAGATATTCTGGTTGGGAAAGTAACGCCGAAAGGCGAAACTGATTTATCGGCTGAAGAAAAGCTTCTGCGGGCGATTTTTGGTGAGAAAGCGCGTGAAATCAGAGATACTTCATTAAAAGTACCTCATGGTGAATCTGGTATTGTTCTGGATGTTAAAGTTTTCTCCAGAGAAAATAAAGATGAAGACTTAAAACCGGGCGTAAATACCCTAGTTCGAGTCCTGATTGCGGTTAAACGTAAGATTCAGGTAGGTGATAAAATCGCTGGTCGACATGGTAACAAAGGGGTTATTTCGAGAATTCTGCCGGAAGAGGATATGCCTTTTATGCCAGATGGAACACCACTTGAAATTGTTTTAAATCCTTTGGGGGTGCCATCGCGAATGAATATTGGGCAGGTTCTGGAGGTCCATCTGGGACTGGCCATGCGAGAACTTGGCTATCATATTGCGACACCAGTATTTGACGGTGCTCATGAGGATGATATTATGCAACTGCTTGATCAGGCGGGATTGCCGGAAAATGGAAAAATCCAGTTGTTTGATGGTCGAAGCGGTGAGCCTTTTGATAATCCGGTTACTGTTGGCTATATGTATATCTTAAAACTCCATCATTTGGTTGACGATAAAATGCATGCCCGTTCAACCGGACCATATTCACTGGTAACACAGCAGCCGCTGGGTGGTAAAGCTCAGTTTGGCGGTCAGCGTTTTGGTGAAATGGAAGTTTGGGCCCTGGAAGCGTATGGGGCAGCTCATACACTGCAGGAAATCCTGACTATTAAATCGGATGACGTGGTTGGCCGTGTAAAAGCTTATGAATCCATTGTTAAAGGTGAGAATATTCCGAAACCAGGTATTCCGGAATCCTTTAAAGTATTGATGAAAGAGTTCCAGAGTTTGGGATTGGATGTAAATGTGCTCAATGATCAGGAAATGATCAGACTTCTGGATGAAGAGATGGACGAGCCAGATCCAATTGAAGAACTGACAAGCGAAATTGGCAAAGCGGAAATTTCTGAGGAAGATGAAGAGAAATTAAATGATGCTTACCAGATAAGCTCAGCAGACGATGAACAAGGCGATGAAGATGACGACATCTTTTTTGAATAATATTTTGAGTGAACTATAGAAGGGAGCGAGCCATTTGTTAAACGAGGAATTCACCTTCAAATCTTTACAGATCGGATTGGCCTCACCTGATAAAATCAGAGAATGGTCACGAGGCGAAGTCAAGAAACCTGAAACAATCAACTATCGGACATTAAAACCGGAAAAAGAAGGATTGTTTTGTGAAAAAATATTTGGACCTCAGAAGGATTGGGAATGTAATTGTGGGAAATATAAGCGAATCCGCCACAAGGGCATTGTCTGTGAAAACTGTGGGGTAGAAGTTACAAAAGCTAAGGTCAGACGTGAACGGATGGGGCATATCGAGTTGGCCTCACCAGTTTCTCATATCTGGTATTTCAAGGGGATTCCCAGTCGAATGGGATTGATCCTGGAGATGTCTCCGAGAAATCTGGAAAAAGTTATTTATTTTGCATCTTACGTGGTGACGGATCCTGGTGAAAGTAATTTTGATTATAAACAGATTCTGACCGAATCTGAATATAAAGAAGCCAAAGCTGAATTTGGTAATAAATTCACTGCCGGTATTGGGGCTGAAGCAATTCAGGAACTATTAAGAACAGTGGATCTGGATCAGGAAGCGGAAGTTTTAAAAGAAGATTTAAAAGGCAGTTCAGGACAGAAAAAAATTCGGATTGCCAGACGTTTAGAGGCAATAGAAGCTTTTAGAAGTTCTGAAAACCGTCCGGAGTGGATGATTCTTGAAACAATTCCGGTTATTCCGCCGGAACTGAGACCGATGGTCCAGCTTGATGGTGGACGATTTGCGACTTCGGATCTTAATGATCTGTATCGTCGTGTTATCAACAGAAATAATCGGCTTCTGAAATTGTTGGAGCTTGATGCGCCTGATATTATTGTTCAGAATGAAAAACGTATGCTTCAGGAAGCGGTTGATGCTTTGATTGATAACGGACGTCGCGGGCGGGCAGTAACAGGACCTGGTAACCGACCCTTTAAATCACTCAGTGATATGCTTAAAGGGAAACAGGGACGTTTCCGTCAGAACCTGCTGGGAAAACGTGTTGACTATTCAGGCCGTTCAGTTATCGTAGTTGGTCCGGAACTGAAAATGTATCAGTGTGGACTGCCTAAAGAAATGGCGATCGAATTATTTAAACCATTTGTAATGCGTCAGCTGGTAGGTCGTGGCCTGTCACAGAATATTAAAAGTGCAAAAAAAATGGTTGAAAAACTAGATCCTCTGGTTTGGGATGTCCTGGAAGATGTTATTCAGGAGCATCCAGTACTATTAAATCGTGCACCGACACTGCATCGATTGGGTATTCAGGCATTTGAGCCGATCCTTGTAGAAGGAAAGGCGATCAAACTCCATCCTCTCGTTTGTACAGCTTATAACGCTGACTTTGATGGAGATCAGATGGCTGTCCATGTTCCTTTATCGGTTGAAGCTCAGGCAGAGGCTCGATTCCTGATGCTGGCTTCAAACAATATTCTAAAACCGCAGGACGGATCTCCGGTAGTGGCACCAACACAGGATATGATCCTTGGTTCGTATTATATGACCATGGAAAAAGATGACTGCAAAGGTGTCGGATCGGTTTTCAAAGACCTTGATGAAATGGAAATGGCATACTACAACCATGAAGTGGAACTCCATGCCAGGGTTAAAGTGCGAATTACCAAAGAGCTTGATGGGACACCAGTGACTCGGTTGGTCGAGGGTACGGTAGGACGATTTATATTTAATCAGGTTATTCCGCAGGAACTGGGTTTTCAGAAACGTGAAACATTAGACGATACGTTTAAGCTGGAAATTGATATGCAGGTAACCAAGAAAACATTGTCGCAGATTGTTGAACGATGTTATAAAAACTTCGGTCCGACGATTACCTCGGAAGTGCTGGATAATATTAAAAGGCTGGGCTTTACCTTCTCGACTAAGGGTGCCATCACTGTTGGAGTCAGCGATATGGAAGTGCCGAGCAACAAACAGGAGATTCTGGCTAAAGCGGATGGAAGAATTGCTGAAAATATGATGATGTATCGTCAGGGTTTCATCAGTGACGAGGAGCGTTATAACAATGTTGTTTCAATCTGGAATAAGGCAACTGATGAAGTAGCTGATGCCCTGCTTGCAAATCTTGACAGACTTAACTCTATTAATATGATGGCGGATTCTGGAGCTCGAGGTAGCAAAAACCAGATTAAGCAGCTGGCGGGAATGCGTGGACTGATGGCGAATCCGACCGGACGAATCATCGAGTTACCGATTCGATCATCTTTCCGAGAAGGTCTTAATGTTCTGGAATTCTTCTCCTCAACTCATGGGGCTCGAAAAGGTTTGGCGGATACTGCTCTGCGAACAGCCGATTCAGGATACCTGACTAGACGTCTTGTCGATGTCAGCCAGGATGTAATTGTTAGAGAAGATGACTGCGGAACGACCAGAGGCTATGAAGTCTCGGAAATTAATGATCACGGCGGCATGATTGAAGGTCTGGAAGAACGTCTGATTGGCCGATATGCTTTTGAAGATGTCCTCCACCCTGAAACCGGAGAGGTGCTGGCTAAAGGTGATGAAATCATTTCTGAAGCGGTGGCGGCAAGTATTGTTGATGCCGGCATTAAAAAAGTATTGATTCGGGCTGTCTTTAATTGCCAGTCGCAGTACGGAGTTTGTAAAAAATGCTATGGTGTTGATTTAACCACCTGGCGGCCAGTTGAAATTGGGGAAGCAGTCGGTATTATTGCAGCTCAGTCAATTGGTGAGCCGGGAACTCAGTTGACCATGCGTACCTTCCATACCGGTGGTGTGGCTTCAGCAGACGATATTACCCAGGGGCTTCCACGTATTGAAGAGCTTTTTGAAGCCAGAAAGCCAAAAGGTCAGGCGATCATTTCAGAAATCGACGGTAAAGTTGATATTCAGGAAACCCAGAAAAAACAGGAAGCAGTTATCACTGGAGAAGATGGCGATACCAGAGTCTATCTGATTCCTTACGGTTCTCGTTTACGAGTTCACAAAGGCGACGTGATTAAAGCTGGTGATGAGATCACTGAAGGTTCAATTAATCCAAGTGATATCTTAAGAATTCAGGGAATTGACGAAGTACAGCAGTATTTACTTCAGGAAGTTCAGAAAGTCTACCGTCAGCAGGGTGTGCATATCGGTGATAAACATGTTGAGCTGATTATCAGACAAATGCTTCGAAAAGTAAAAGTTGAAGATGCGGGTGATACTAATCTCCTCACGGGCAGTATGGTTGATATTTTTAACTTTGAAGAAGAGAATAAGGCAGCGATGGAAGCAGGAGGCAATCTTGCAACGGCTGGCCGAGAACTCCTGGGGATTACAAAAGCCTCTTTGGCTACTGATTCCTTCCTGTCTGCTGCTTCATTCCAGGAAACAACCAGAGTATTGACAGATGCAGCAATTAAAGGTAAAGTTGATCCTTTAATTGGTCTTAAGGAAAATGTCATCATCGGGCAGCTTGTACCGGCTGGAACTGGTGTAAAAACCTATGGTGAAATAGAGCTGACTTACGAGCGTGAAGAGGAAGAAATTTATAATGAAATTGAGGAATCGCCTGATTTAGTTGAAACTTCGGACATTCTGTTTGATGATGAAATAATTAATGCTCATGTAGAAGAAGAACAGAAACAGGCTGAAGATGATGTTATTTCAGATTTGGATATGTTCGATATAGATTTTTTGGATGAACAATAATTCTTGACAATTGCTATTGAAACGTGTATAGTAAATTGGTATGTTTTTTATGAAGCATTTCAGGAGGTGAATGGGTTGAATGATTTTAGTGGAGCTAGTAAGGTGATTGGCACCAAGCAGACACTTAAAGCTGTTAAAGAAGGTAAAGTACAGCAGGTTATTTTAGCCGAAGATACTGACGAAAAGCTGAAACAGGATATCCAAAATGCCTGTAAAGACTATCAGGTCATGATAAAATATTTTGATACCAAGTTGGGACTGGGTAAAGTGGTTGGAATAGACCGTTCTGCCGCAGTTGTAGCAATATTAAAGTAATAGGCAGGCTGCTTGCGGCCTGCCATTAAAGTGATTAGCAGCTCATTGAGAGGTTAATATAAATATTAAAAAGGAGGTGCAGGACTAAATGCCTACCATTAATCAGCTTGTAAAAAAAGGAAGAGAACGTTCGGAAGATAAAACCAAAACACCGGCGTTAAAAGCGAATCCTCAAAAACGAGGCGTGTGTACAGCAGTTAGAACATCAACACCAAAGAAACCAAACTCGGCTCTTAGAAAAATTGCCAGAGTTCGTTTAGTAAACGGAATGGAAGTAACCGCTTATATTCCAGGTATTGGACATAATCTGCAGGAGCATAGTATCGTTCTTGTTAAAGGCGGTCGTGTTAAGGATTTACCAGGGGTTCGTTATCGAATCATCCGTGGTGCGCTCGACACTGCTGGTGTTGACGCGCGTAGACAAGCTCGATCCAAATACGGGGCTAAAAAGCCTAAGAAGTAGTAGTGTATAGTGCTGCATATTAAAGCGCTCAATAAAAGAGACCACATATATGCTAGTGACACTAGACGCACAACAACTTACGTTGGATGTCGAGTACCGATGAACATAAAATAATGTTAAGGAGGGAAGTAAAGTGCCTAGAAAAGGAGCAGTTCCAAAAAGAGAAGTATTGCCCGATCCGATTTATGGTAGCGTTGTTGTTACTAAACTAGTAAATAACGTTATGCTTGACGGGAAAAAAGGGGTAGCCCAGAGAATCGTTTATGATGCCTTTGAAAAAGTCAGTGAGAAAACAGGTAAGGATGCTTTAGAAGCTTTTCAGGAAGCTTTAGCAAACATTACACCTGTGCTGGAAGTTAAAGCCCGACGTGTTGGTGGGGCAACATACCAGGTTCCAATTGAAATTCGAGCAGATCGTAAACAGGCTCTTGGATTACGATGGTTAGTAAACTATTCAAGAAAACGATCTGAAAAAACTATGAAGGATCGTTTAGCTGGAGAAATCATGGATGCACTCAACAACAGTGGTGCAGCTGTGAAGAAAAAAGATGACACTCACGCAATGGCAGAAGCTAATAAAGCATTTGCACATTACCGTTGGTAGAATTCATTTTAAAGTAAGAA
This genomic interval from Eubacteriaceae bacterium ES3 contains the following:
- a CDS encoding DNA-directed RNA polymerase subunit beta, with amino-acid sequence MEIMHPERNGLRTRQSFSKIKEVIEMPNLIEVQKDSYDWFIEKGLQEVFDDIDKIEDYTGNLVLEFVDYSIEGKPKYSVEECKERDQTYFIPLKVTVRLINKEKNEVKEQKVYMADLHKMTDTGTFIVNGAERVIVSQLVRSPGAYFSLTRDKLGKKLFSAQVIPNRGAWLEYETDSNDIMYVKIDRTRKLPITALIRALGLGTNQEILDFYGEDLRLIETIKKDENNNMKSTRDGLIEIYKRLRPGEPPTVESAQSLLNSMFFDDRRYDLAKVGRHKYNKKLALSTRIAGQRAAETIIDTETGEVFVEAGEIISSDVAVDIQNAGINVVDVRVEEGTEDRPEGMVARIIGNGFVDIYAQDIPFDITDLNITEMVCYEVLQEILEADISDEEKKKTMKKRMDELVPKHVLISDLHASISYIIGLNYDIGAIDDIDHLGNRRLRSVGELLQNQFRIGLSRMERVVRERMSVQDDEVLTPQGLINTRPVNAALKEFFGSSQLSQFMDQTNPLAELTHKRRLSALGPGGLSRERAGFEVRDVHHSHYGRMCPIETPEGPNIGLIGSLSTFARVNEYGFIEAPYRKVVNGVVTEQIDYIAADEEGRYTIAQANEPLDENGAFVRKQVTGRAGSKRDFVLIAADRVDYMDISPKQVVSVATSLIPFLENDDANRALMGANMQRQAVPLLIPKAPVIGTGMEHKSAKDSGVCAIAKKSGIIERVEAACIYIRNDEGDLDKYPLIKFKRSNQGTCMNQKPLVSKGQRVEAGDIIADGPSTEMGELALGQNILIGFMTWEGYNYEDAILINEKILKEDVFTSIHVEEFECEARETKLGPEEITRDIPNVSEDSLKNLDERGIIYVGAEVKSEDILVGKVTPKGETDLSAEEKLLRAIFGEKAREIRDTSLKVPHGESGIVLDVKVFSRENKDEDLKPGVNTLVRVLIAVKRKIQVGDKIAGRHGNKGVISRILPEEDMPFMPDGTPLEIVLNPLGVPSRMNIGQVLEVHLGLAMRELGYHIATPVFDGAHEDDIMQLLDQAGLPENGKIQLFDGRSGEPFDNPVTVGYMYILKLHHLVDDKMHARSTGPYSLVTQQPLGGKAQFGGQRFGEMEVWALEAYGAAHTLQEILTIKSDDVVGRVKAYESIVKGENIPKPGIPESFKVLMKEFQSLGLDVNVLNDQEMIRLLDEEMDEPDPIEELTSEIGKAEISEEDEEKLNDAYQISSADDEQGDEDDDIFFE
- the rpoC gene encoding DNA-directed RNA polymerase subunit beta', producing the protein MLNEEFTFKSLQIGLASPDKIREWSRGEVKKPETINYRTLKPEKEGLFCEKIFGPQKDWECNCGKYKRIRHKGIVCENCGVEVTKAKVRRERMGHIELASPVSHIWYFKGIPSRMGLILEMSPRNLEKVIYFASYVVTDPGESNFDYKQILTESEYKEAKAEFGNKFTAGIGAEAIQELLRTVDLDQEAEVLKEDLKGSSGQKKIRIARRLEAIEAFRSSENRPEWMILETIPVIPPELRPMVQLDGGRFATSDLNDLYRRVINRNNRLLKLLELDAPDIIVQNEKRMLQEAVDALIDNGRRGRAVTGPGNRPFKSLSDMLKGKQGRFRQNLLGKRVDYSGRSVIVVGPELKMYQCGLPKEMAIELFKPFVMRQLVGRGLSQNIKSAKKMVEKLDPLVWDVLEDVIQEHPVLLNRAPTLHRLGIQAFEPILVEGKAIKLHPLVCTAYNADFDGDQMAVHVPLSVEAQAEARFLMLASNNILKPQDGSPVVAPTQDMILGSYYMTMEKDDCKGVGSVFKDLDEMEMAYYNHEVELHARVKVRITKELDGTPVTRLVEGTVGRFIFNQVIPQELGFQKRETLDDTFKLEIDMQVTKKTLSQIVERCYKNFGPTITSEVLDNIKRLGFTFSTKGAITVGVSDMEVPSNKQEILAKADGRIAENMMMYRQGFISDEERYNNVVSIWNKATDEVADALLANLDRLNSINMMADSGARGSKNQIKQLAGMRGLMANPTGRIIELPIRSSFREGLNVLEFFSSTHGARKGLADTALRTADSGYLTRRLVDVSQDVIVREDDCGTTRGYEVSEINDHGGMIEGLEERLIGRYAFEDVLHPETGEVLAKGDEIISEAVAASIVDAGIKKVLIRAVFNCQSQYGVCKKCYGVDLTTWRPVEIGEAVGIIAAQSIGEPGTQLTMRTFHTGGVASADDITQGLPRIEELFEARKPKGQAIISEIDGKVDIQETQKKQEAVITGEDGDTRVYLIPYGSRLRVHKGDVIKAGDEITEGSINPSDILRIQGIDEVQQYLLQEVQKVYRQQGVHIGDKHVELIIRQMLRKVKVEDAGDTNLLTGSMVDIFNFEEENKAAMEAGGNLATAGRELLGITKASLATDSFLSAASFQETTRVLTDAAIKGKVDPLIGLKENVIIGQLVPAGTGVKTYGEIELTYEREEEEIYNEIEESPDLVETSDILFDDEIINAHVEEEQKQAEDDVISDLDMFDIDFLDEQ
- a CDS encoding ribosomal L7Ae/L30e/S12e/Gadd45 family protein, whose amino-acid sequence is MNDFSGASKVIGTKQTLKAVKEGKVQQVILAEDTDEKLKQDIQNACKDYQVMIKYFDTKLGLGKVVGIDRSAAVVAILK
- the rpsL gene encoding 30S ribosomal protein S12 is translated as MPTINQLVKKGRERSEDKTKTPALKANPQKRGVCTAVRTSTPKKPNSALRKIARVRLVNGMEVTAYIPGIGHNLQEHSIVLVKGGRVKDLPGVRYRIIRGALDTAGVDARRQARSKYGAKKPKK
- the rpsG gene encoding 30S ribosomal protein S7; the protein is MPRKGAVPKREVLPDPIYGSVVVTKLVNNVMLDGKKGVAQRIVYDAFEKVSEKTGKDALEAFQEALANITPVLEVKARRVGGATYQVPIEIRADRKQALGLRWLVNYSRKRSEKTMKDRLAGEIMDALNNSGAAVKKKDDTHAMAEANKAFAHYRW